One Microlunatus soli genomic window carries:
- a CDS encoding amidohydrolase family protein translates to MIIDCDIHNELSPDSLDRFLPQRWLDHRRRFGSRTHTGSAYPKGAPHAARADAWPPSGLAPGADLDFMREQHLDPLNVEYGVLNCLSPAGTQLNADYSAALCRATNDWQIAEWLDKEPRLRAGIVVPYEHPDLAAEEIDRVADHPGFIQVLLIARTAEPLGRRKYWPIFQAAERHKLPVGVHFGGGARGVPITATGWPSYYLEDHTDMSQAFQAHVISLVLDGVFERFPGLRIALIEGGFAWLPPLAWRLDAQWQRYADEVPQLTRRPSDYIHDHLWVTTQPIEEPHRPRDLLTVFEHLGGVDRVMFSTDYPHWDFDSPTRAFGVPLPAADAAAIYTENARSLYGLT, encoded by the coding sequence ATGATCATCGACTGCGACATCCACAACGAACTGTCCCCCGACTCATTGGACCGGTTCCTGCCGCAGCGATGGCTAGATCATCGACGGCGCTTCGGCTCCCGCACCCACACCGGTTCGGCCTATCCCAAGGGTGCCCCGCACGCCGCCCGAGCCGACGCATGGCCACCGTCCGGGCTGGCTCCCGGTGCCGACCTGGACTTCATGCGCGAGCAGCATCTCGACCCGCTGAACGTCGAGTACGGCGTCCTGAACTGCCTCAGCCCCGCCGGTACGCAACTCAACGCCGACTATTCGGCCGCGCTCTGCCGAGCCACCAACGACTGGCAGATCGCCGAATGGTTGGACAAGGAGCCGCGACTGCGGGCCGGCATCGTCGTCCCGTACGAACATCCGGACCTCGCCGCCGAGGAGATCGACCGGGTCGCTGATCATCCGGGCTTCATCCAGGTGCTGTTGATCGCGCGGACGGCTGAACCCTTGGGCCGCCGCAAGTACTGGCCGATCTTTCAGGCGGCAGAGCGACACAAGCTGCCGGTCGGCGTCCATTTCGGAGGCGGCGCTCGCGGCGTGCCGATCACCGCGACCGGCTGGCCGTCGTACTACCTCGAGGATCACACCGACATGTCACAGGCCTTCCAGGCGCACGTGATCAGTCTGGTGCTGGACGGCGTCTTCGAGCGTTTCCCCGGCTTGCGGATCGCCCTGATCGAGGGTGGGTTCGCCTGGCTGCCGCCACTCGCGTGGCGGCTTGACGCGCAGTGGCAGCGCTACGCCGACGAGGTCCCGCAGCTCACCCGGAGGCCGTCGGACTACATTCATGATCATCTGTGGGTGACCACCCAGCCGATCGAGGAACCGCACCGCCCCCGGGACCTGCTGACGGTGTTCGAACACCTCGGCGGGGTGGACCGGGTGATGTTCTCCACCGACTACCCGCACTGGGACTTCGACTCCCCCACCCGTGCGTTCGGCGTGCCGCTGCCCGCGGCGGATGCGGCAGCGATCTACACCGAGAACGCGCGCTCGCTCTACGGCCTGACCTGA
- a CDS encoding Rieske (2Fe-2S) protein yields the protein MTRYVIGSVDEIPPGGRKIVTIARRSIGIFNVRGRFYAIRNQCPHAGGELCKGPISGFVSSNGPGQYEYIMQGEVLRCPWHGWEFEIATGQSWFDPTRTRVATYPADVQSGRCLSGRDDVASAEAVRPTGMPADAGLAPGPYRTEMYQVEVDHDFVVVHL from the coding sequence GTGACCCGCTACGTGATCGGGTCCGTCGACGAGATCCCCCCGGGCGGTCGCAAGATCGTCACGATCGCCCGACGGTCGATCGGGATCTTCAATGTCAGGGGAAGATTCTACGCGATTCGGAATCAGTGCCCGCACGCCGGCGGCGAGCTCTGCAAGGGACCGATCTCCGGTTTCGTCAGCTCGAACGGTCCCGGCCAGTACGAATACATCATGCAAGGCGAGGTGCTCCGCTGCCCCTGGCACGGTTGGGAGTTCGAGATCGCGACCGGCCAGTCCTGGTTCGACCCGACCAGGACCCGGGTGGCCACCTACCCCGCCGACGTGCAGTCCGGACGGTGCCTGTCGGGCCGGGACGACGTCGCCTCCGCCGAAGCCGTCCGGCCGACGGGCATGCCTGCGGACGCCGGACTTGCCCCGGGCCCCTACCGCACCGAGATGTACCAGGTCGAAGTCGATCACGACTTCGTCGTCGTTCACCTGTGA
- a CDS encoding amidohydrolase family protein, with product MAITQTAPAGTYRRPEQWPSTDLIDCDVRIQPATFTALFPYLSEHWRAYITESGMAAPTSNLFPPHPSTFVPGSTPTGGPPGSDLTTLQDQLLDPWRTTRAIINCSYAVDVLHNPDLAAALATALNQWQLTEWLQRDQRLRGSAVLPVQSPDLAAAEIERIAEHEAFIQVVLPARAREPLGRRGWWPIYRAAHEHGLVVAVQSGGLPGLPPTPVGWPSTFLEDYVGLIEAFQAQLVSLVCEGVFEEFPDLRVAFLDSGFSWLPSLLWRLDKNWKGLRREVPWVRSYPSEIVAEHFALSVQPVDAPQQHQQLLEVIDQLPAEHLLLFASEYPYAPFTDPAASVPRGLSEESLTGLLGGNAARFYRLDRRTP from the coding sequence GTGGCCATCACGCAGACTGCCCCGGCCGGCACGTATCGACGTCCCGAACAGTGGCCGTCCACCGATCTGATCGACTGCGACGTCCGGATTCAACCAGCGACGTTCACGGCGCTGTTTCCCTATCTCAGTGAGCATTGGCGGGCCTACATCACCGAATCCGGGATGGCTGCGCCGACCTCCAACCTGTTCCCACCGCACCCGTCGACCTTCGTACCGGGATCGACGCCGACCGGCGGTCCACCGGGGTCCGACCTGACGACGCTGCAAGATCAACTGCTCGACCCGTGGCGGACCACGCGAGCGATCATCAACTGCAGCTACGCCGTCGACGTACTGCACAACCCGGATCTGGCGGCCGCGCTGGCCACGGCGTTGAACCAATGGCAGCTGACGGAATGGCTCCAGCGGGACCAGCGGCTGCGCGGTTCGGCGGTGTTGCCGGTGCAGAGTCCCGACCTGGCCGCGGCCGAGATCGAACGAATCGCCGAGCACGAAGCGTTCATCCAGGTCGTGTTGCCGGCCCGTGCCCGGGAGCCGCTGGGTCGGCGGGGCTGGTGGCCGATCTACCGCGCCGCGCACGAGCACGGGTTGGTCGTCGCGGTCCAGTCCGGCGGACTGCCGGGGCTGCCGCCGACACCCGTCGGCTGGCCGTCCACCTTCCTGGAGGACTACGTCGGGCTGATCGAAGCCTTCCAAGCACAGCTGGTGAGTCTGGTCTGCGAGGGGGTGTTCGAGGAGTTCCCGGATCTTCGGGTCGCCTTCCTGGACAGCGGTTTCAGTTGGCTGCCGTCACTGTTGTGGCGGTTGGACAAGAACTGGAAGGGGCTGCGCCGCGAGGTTCCCTGGGTTCGCAGCTACCCGTCGGAGATCGTCGCAGAGCACTTCGCGCTCAGTGTCCAACCGGTCGACGCACCGCAGCAACACCAGCAGCTGCTCGAGGTGATCGACCAGCTTCCCGCCGAACACCTGTTGCTGTTTGCCAGCGAGTATCCGTACGCCCCGTTCACCGACCCGGCGGCGTCCGTCCCGCGCGGGCTGTCGGAGGAATCGCTGACCGGACTGCTCGGCGGCAACGCCGCTCGTTTCTATCGGCTCGACAGGAGAACGCCGTGA
- a CDS encoding mandelate racemase/muconate lactonizing enzyme family protein → MYLSPFGSAFLDGTCETTTRGDRRPPMKIERIETYRRDDRVTLVKVYTDDGIEGLGQTSVFRAGLTAQVLHEMVAPAFLGSDPWDLEAIVADVVRRHYKFAGSFLTRALTGLDTAVWDVLGKATGQPVHKLLGGCYRSEIGMYASSMSRTITPSDEADRLAAIVAEQGFAGVKIRIGQEMGRDHDASPGRTEAIIPQLRSALGDDVIIHADANGAFTPGRAIRVGRMLEDQGYGHFEEPCPYAETDNIRRVNAALDIPVAGGEHDTSMEQIYRMVAGRAVDIIQPDIGYLGGVSRARRVAALAETAGIPCTPHCSSRSMIQIFTLHLAAAMPSVFQLQEWSIEPDPQMEGIYAPLPQVRNGAVRIDDRPGWGVELDPAFEKQATLMTGGKIISEAA, encoded by the coding sequence GTGTATCTTTCACCATTCGGAAGTGCGTTTCTTGATGGGACCTGCGAGACAACAACAAGGGGAGACAGGCGTCCACCGATGAAGATCGAACGCATCGAGACCTACCGCCGCGATGACCGGGTCACGCTTGTCAAGGTCTACACCGACGACGGCATCGAGGGCCTCGGGCAGACGTCGGTGTTTCGCGCCGGACTGACAGCACAGGTCCTGCACGAGATGGTCGCACCCGCCTTCCTCGGCAGTGACCCCTGGGACCTGGAGGCGATCGTCGCCGACGTCGTCCGCCGTCACTACAAGTTCGCCGGCTCGTTCCTGACCCGAGCCCTCACCGGATTGGACACCGCCGTGTGGGACGTTCTCGGAAAGGCGACGGGCCAGCCCGTCCACAAACTGCTCGGCGGCTGCTACCGCAGCGAAATCGGCATGTACGCGTCCAGCATGAGTCGGACGATCACCCCGTCGGACGAGGCGGACCGGTTGGCCGCGATCGTGGCCGAGCAGGGATTCGCCGGCGTGAAGATCAGGATCGGCCAGGAGATGGGACGCGATCACGACGCCTCACCAGGCCGGACCGAGGCGATCATCCCGCAACTACGCAGCGCGCTCGGGGACGACGTGATCATCCACGCCGACGCCAACGGCGCCTTCACTCCCGGACGGGCGATCAGGGTCGGTCGGATGTTGGAGGACCAAGGCTACGGCCATTTCGAGGAACCCTGCCCGTACGCCGAGACCGACAACATCCGCCGGGTCAACGCCGCACTGGACATCCCTGTCGCCGGGGGTGAACACGACACCTCGATGGAACAGATCTACCGAATGGTGGCCGGCCGTGCCGTCGACATCATCCAACCCGACATCGGGTATCTCGGCGGCGTTTCGCGAGCTCGCCGGGTCGCCGCGCTGGCCGAGACCGCGGGTATCCCCTGCACACCGCACTGTTCCTCGCGGTCGATGATCCAGATCTTCACCCTGCACCTGGCGGCGGCGATGCCGTCGGTCTTCCAGCTGCAGGAATGGTCGATCGAACCGGATCCGCAGATGGAGGGCATCTACGCCCCGCTACCGCAAGTGCGCAACGGCGCGGTGCGGATCGATGATCGTCCCGGGTGGGGCGTCGAACTCGACCCCGCCTTCGAGAAGCAGGCCACCCTGATGACCGGCGGCAAGATCATCAGCGAGGCGGCGTGA